The sequence below is a genomic window from Corythoichthys intestinalis isolate RoL2023-P3 chromosome 17, ASM3026506v1, whole genome shotgun sequence.
ACAAGACTGTAGACGCGCGTGATTTGCGCTGTGTGCTGCAAACTACCCTGCCTAGACTCCAGTTGTCTGTTCAGTTAGCTGACATAGTGacgtgatcagcatggatagtcagctctgattggttcaaatgcacatttctgggactttttttttttttttttttttttttttaaagaacaagCTTGTGAAATTaatgcaatttttaaaaaatggcaatgcaacggaaaatttatctgatctttaagagaaaggaaagagttgaggctaattttattttatttgctctgatgggtaggttcagaacatcttccatgttataatgcctgaccccagaaataatcagtgttgttaatcttactgaaaaaaagtaattaattatagttacaaattacttctcccaaaaagtaattgcgttagtaactcaattacctgaatgtaagagtaattagttacttggcaaagtaattggtgataattacttttttttttttcctcgattaaaaaaaaaaaaaaaaaaacattggccacactatgtgaagttttttgtgaaggttttcggtacaattggcccgagcccaattctttaccctaatttactctttaccctgaatcaactgttaaaagttgttagaattgctcccattattgcattagttcccttctctctactttcgacatatgaaagttttaaaactgtttcatcatttaaagatagattcaagtcaagattttgccgatttagaagtattttatataaaaagttacttaggtttgctaggaaggttctctacaacagagccatcctaaaaagtctactgcttcaagatggcggctgtctactaacgcatttagtgtctgtcattttgcatctagttgtatctatatacagtacatgtgatatctaccatatctaccatgtctaccatatctaccataacatgcgggtgtagtttgaaggctatcggcaacaacatgtattattggagctacctagcatcgcgtttgttcggcgtcacaactttcttgcctcctccacactcctgctctgctctgtcgtctcggtgagtcagtctccctcagacttttcgaccactatagtaacgcatagtaacgcatgcctttccgtcctcagtaacggtaacggcgttgccaagatgagaaaagtaattaattagattacccactactgaaaaaaataacgccgttagtaacgccgttatattgtaacgccgttattaacaacactggaaataatgaacagaaaattatgtgtttgtttttaatttgaaagcTTTATGTGGTCCTTAAACATAATAGttctttaaacaatttttaagaattaatttgtatatacagtggtgcaaataagtatttagtcaaccactaattgtgcaagttctcccacttgaaaatattagaaaagcctgtaattgtcaacatgggtaaacctcaaccatgagagacagaaggtggaaaaaagaaaaaaaacataaaatcccattgtttgatttttaaagaatttatttggaaatcatggtggaaaataagtatttggtcaatactaaaagtcatgtcaatactttgttatgtaccctttgttggcgtgTTTTAAGGTTGCAATTACTatgaaatatattgttttttctTCCATCATTTTTGGTTTCATGGGATTGTTAAAAAGTTGCCATTTTTTGGGTAATcctgtattaactcattggtcgccattgatggtgatcgaCCACCAAtatatttgaagtgggaaggctGCAGCGAATGAAGGAATGTTCACTCACTactgctagccctcccagttcaaatggtttggacgtctactgtTGAAAAACTCATTTAAAGAGTTTTTGTGTTATATTTTTAGTAAaccttttgtgtaaacaactcatctTTAAGACAAACCAATATCTAAAATGTGTCTTTCCATGAGAAGTTTTATATtggagcccgacccgacccgagtccgaccaataaacttgatttgcaggaccGAGCCCGacaacccccccccacccccccccccacccaaaaaaaaaaaaaattatgttatatttgtgaggactcaggagaagaaggaaatgcggggatgccatgcgttgttgcgtaaataaaagcccgtcttttgtaacgatttttcacagttaaacaagactgtaagatgcatattcaataaacttttatatttgtgcgtctgtcctatcagtggatttgacatttaatttaatctcctcgagttggcagaaaaaaacgcaagttttctcaatgtttaaatagtctacatatttcaatgattattataaatgcatcaatttgaagcgtttccataccccactccgaatcgcacggcatacagtgttcttacgcagatattcagcatcaccgatggaatacatatattgtccctggcgaaagagcgtacggacaggcacacacaatttgcgcggttgtgagggcctgactcggcgggttacattagtgacgtctgcctagatcagttggcacaggtaaagaattccctcagctgaaaatctatatctttcatggagaacatcttccgggtacgccagcggattctggcggacCCGAAATACCCatgccctccggagagagcccctcacaatccgcgcgccaatgtcgtatgggtcgtccaagtacgctgtcattgtcaggaggacacgtccgcggaggagtgctgtttaaatagagcgtggttaattggaatcctgatgttaagcaagatctaactctgacacgaccaggtttggcgtgtgttgccatggcaacacttctcggttccaacatatccacctttcgtagtctcgcatagccgcgaacttacgtcacacgtgataaagttactctcgaagttaccctgctaagccagaaaaccggcttcgtagtataggccaccggatacgtttatttttgaaccattccattgtagatttggctttatgttttggatcattgtcctgttggaagataaatctccgtcccagtctcaggtcttgtgcagataccaacaggttttcttccagaatgttcctgtatttggctgcatccatcttcccgtcaattttaaccatcttccctgtccctgctgaagaaaagcaggcccaaaccatgatgctgccaccaccatgtttgacagtggggatggtgtgttcagggtgatgagctgtgttgcttttacgccaaacatatcgttttgcattgtggccaaaaagttcaattttggtttcatctgaccagagcaccttcttccacatgtttggtgtgtctcccaagtggcttgtggcaaactttaaacaagactttttatggatatctttgagaaatggctttcttcttgccactcttccataaaggccagatttgtgcagcgtacgactgattgttgtcctatggacagactctcccacctcagctgtagatctctgcagttcatccatagtgatcatgggcctatgGCTGCATCTctaatcagttttctccttgtttgagaagaaagtttggaaggacggccgggtcttggtagatttgcagtggtctgatgccccttccatttcaatatgatggcttgcacagtgctccttgagatgtttaaagcttgggaaatctttttgtatccaaatccggctttaaacttctccacaacagtatctcggacctgcctggtgtgttccttggttttcataatgctctctgcactttaaacagaaccctgagactatcacagagcaggtgcatttatacgaagacttgattacacacaggtggattctatttatcatcatcggtcatttaggacaacattggatcattcagcgatcctcactgaacttctggagtgagtttgctgcactgaaagtaaaggggccgaataatattgcacgccccacttttcagttttttatttgttaaaaaagtttaaattatccaataaatgttgttccacttcacgattgtgtcccacttgttgttgattcttgacaaaaaattgaaatttcatatctttatgtttgaagcctgaaatgtggcgaaaggttgcaagattcaagggggccgaatactcttgcaaggcactgtatattaaatgTGTGTTTAGGAgaatataaatacatttataaaaagTGTGTCAGAAGTTGTGCACTTGAAACAAAAGTTTCTTTTCGGAAATATGTACATATTGTACCATTCGAAGTTGatattttccccatttttttttcattaaaaatctgAATGcgcctttttatttattatatttctgTATGATGCACATATTTACATTGCGCATTACATGTTTGCATCCCTAGCAGAACAAATGTAGACATTTAGCACACTGTACAAAGATACAgagtaatttatttaaaagcgGTTTAGTTACAAAAACATTTGCTTGTATTCTCTTTTGCACCAATTCATCATGTGAAATTTTCAGACATATAAACAAGCGGGGTGTCTTTTGCTACATGAATGCATCTTTGTCTTTCAATCCAGTTGGGGTTAGATTTTCAActcttaaaaggaaaaaaaaacaagacaacagGGGCAAAATGCTGCACACTTTGTTTTAAGGCTAAAAGGGTTCGGACGGAGCATTGAGCGACGTCCACGTAAGGCAGCGTGGATCGCAACGGATACAAAACGTGCTTTCTCTCAGTCTATAAATAAAAACACGTGCACAAAATCACGATAAATACTCCAAATTCCCGAAACGACTTCCTGTCGCACAGTGAGCCAAGTTGAAGGTAGAAAGGTTGTGGTTTGTTCACTTTTAAATGGCTCATCCTCACAGCTGCTTGAGTTTAAAGGCAGTATCCTGCCTCGAGTACTACAACACTTCCAAAGGTGAGTAATGGTTGATTTTATTTGTTGCCTCACTTCACCTTGGTCCCAATTATACAATTATAAaactgcattattattattattattattattattttttttttttacaggcggTGGCCTGTCTTGGTTATTGCTTCGATACTTCAATCTAAATATGGTCGATGACCATCCCGTGATGGTGCTGTTAATACAAGAGCAACATGTGTAACAGGTAAACAAATGCCAGATTATTCGGGCAGTGTGAAAGGGGCATAACGATACGTAGAAGGCCATTGTATTGGATCAAATCGAGGCAGGCTTTGTAAATTGGCAAATATTGTACTGTTTTCCCTCAAAAATTACATCGTATCGCCATGAAATTGCTGATTTATAACCCTACACTGtggaaaaataaagaaaatacagtggtacctctacttccgAACGTCAATATAAGGAATTTTCAGGTTCAGGACCAGGGTTGTTTCTAACGACGTTTTTTTCAGTagcgagtaatctaattacagtgatcccttgtttttcgcggttaatgagaACCTGAACTCACCACGATAAGttaaaaactgcgaagtagctcccccccaatgtatttattcagatttagcatcggAAAGAGATATACACTCAgttcatcgcagatttttttttttcaattaaaaaaaaaactgatgagctgtcccgagccgatcacatattgtcactctccctccctccatCTCCCTGCTagctgttggtcaggcagtaagtgcactggagttgcctattaaagttaacaatgattgacagacattgatgtttgatgttgccagagaaccaagcttcaaagcgcctcatgcgtcaatcatcgtttaagttgttaaaccgttgctgtagcaactcattgtgtgtgtgagCAGCTTTGGATTTGAGTggtctcaatgaagcatttaataaagccaagcatttttctgctttattcctgtttaaaactaattcggtgggacagtatcaTGTTTAAAATTGATcagaattattacatttgaagtgcttaaaatcatatacacataaaactttttaaaattataatttggggggaaaaaagtgaagaaaCATGTCTTATTTATATATCTTTGCAATGCtacatctgaataaatacattgaacacaaaacATTGTTTTTGTGGGGGGGTTAACACTACTTCGCGGTTTATAACATCACTGTATAagacgtttttttccccactttttTTCCCGAAagtataatttgaaaaaaaaaaaaatggatatatgcatatttttaaaaaatgtttaagcacttaaatgtaataattatgtttattccaccgaattatttttaaacaaaaattaagtagaaaaatgcttgtctttattaaatgcttcatcgagtgagtccactcaaatctgctcaagcgtCTCACACACaaagagttgccacagcaactgtttaataagttaaattatgattgacgcatgcggcgcattGAAGTAAGCATCACTGACCAGATCGAAACATaggcttcataatggtattgacaggACAGATCGGTGCACTGTGCCTCACCTTCAaacagggggccgcccacatcaagaggagcttttcacaaacacgcacacagTGATCTAACgacggatttctgttgaaaaagtacgaaagctgtacaacatgcaaacaggaaggattgtctgagGAGTGATttatttgaggattcaaggtaattattatattttttgtgtcatgcatgcattttgaaacattgtgaaaaaaatcaacgggataaattagccgctactgcattggcattatagttcgcaatatttatgtaaaataaatgctaattgcgcttttttttttttttttttttttttttttgcttttcaccaagaatcgagactgttttatgtccatatctataaaggatttgggggtttaagcattattcaaaacaattttcactggaaaagctctttaCATaaagcggccgctagctacatttactaacagactagcatagtaggcaaatttgacatatttacgtaaaataataactgcacgtttttttttgggttttttttttgcttttaaccaagaatagggactgttttacgtccatatctataaagaatttggggattgaagcatttattcacaagaattttcaatgaaaaaagctctttgtctgtgattcctcttggtcaactttgacaacctcgccaacaatgccgccccctatttattggccccacgccccgtgttccgtcaatacattatgaagtctatggatcaaACCTTAACCGTCTGTCAGTCATAGTTAACTTTGATAAGCAACTCCAGCGCACTGCCTgatcaagaaaagcagcaggagcgagagtgagagactacgtaatcggatcgggacagctcaataaaatcctgaatttgtttataattgaaaaaaaaatctgcgatggactgaggacgcaaagtttgaagcacgaagtagcaagggatcactgtaattacttttctccatcctttcaacgccgttactgttactgaggatgtgaattgggcgcgttactacaatttgtgtGAATGAAGCGTGAGTTGTCTTATTTTGTCACGCATCAGCTGCCTGtctggagagagcagagcgagaGGAGGGAAGGGGTCGGTGATGCCGCTGCAGACGTGacgatgattggctaggtgagTGAATCATGCCCTGCTTCACTTCACGCGCTAGCAAACACAACAAGACAATAATGGCGACGGGccagggaatttcaaaggtagcgttcttaaactttaattatattattgttacttTACCGAATATTTAAAGATCGTGTTCTGCTGATTGTGCACAAGGCCTAATATACTGTTCCAGAGATTTGCGCTGGTTCATGGtcagtttacatttgtgttttccGAACAGACtaatatatttgatccaaataaataccaaatggtctaaaatactgtatatagtggtTTTATTCTTCAATCTAGTATCTTCCTGGCAtctaattggctaagagggacatctactgtatgtttaaatgtgaatcccagcgtcctctttgtTCACTGAGatgttttgttaacttttattctttgttttttctctcattttatgtttattgtgcaataatctaattgtaacatgtatttgtcacatgttttgatgcatttttttttttttgttttgtaaaagatttatgtctgaattttgggagtCTTGGAACAGATTTGGGCATTTACacggaaaacgcgtctctacggAATTCTCAAATTATGAAACTACTTCCaggaccaattaatttcgtaagtagaggtaccactgtaataatGTTAGCACAATGGCCGCCACTGACGGtactagacgtccgatccatttgaaagtgggagggctggattcgttcattcgctgccagccctcccactttCAAATGGATCAGATgtctaccagtgataaactcattgaaagTCACAGCAGGATTTATACCCTTGGCAACTTGTATACTAGCGTGGTCAATATCTGGGTGGGATGACCACCACGGGGTCTCCCTCGTGAGGGCGCCACATGAGCATTTGGGCGTCGTTTGCATTGGGCTTGAGCATGGCGTTGGCCGGGATGCTCTCGTTCTCGCTCTGGATCTGCGGCTGTTCCTGGGCGGAAGGTTCCAGTAGGACCGCACGCTGACCTAAGGGCTTTTCGGGGTCCACGCGAATACCGAGGCGCATCCTCCAGCGGACGGTCCGCAGGATCAGGGTCTCGCCCGTGTTCCGGTTGATGGCCACTAGCCAAGTGGTGAAGCTCTGGTCGCGGCGGACGGCAGTGAGCTCGGGCACGTTGCCGTCGCCAACCGGCACGCCCCacgtgatgctcggtttgaagttGTCGTTCATGCTGACTGTGAACTTGCTGTCTTTTCGGGTGGGGCCCACGAGGGTGTACGTCTCAGTGGTGTTTCCGTACCAGGGGTAGTTGACGCCGTCCGAGTCGCTGATGGCACGGATGCTGCCGTTACGGAGATCGGGGAGCTCCCAACTCGACCTGAAGACGGACACAACCATTTCAACTCGGTTAGAATTACAAAATTCCGAACCAGTTGCACGGttaaaaaatagattttttttcattaaaaaatgaattaaatgacgaCGATGTTtcttagttgttgttttttttccctaaaaggGACATAAATCTAGCTACCTAGCAGTGtttttagggttgttctgatcgtttttttgctcctgatcccgatcgttttagtttgagtatctgccgatcccgatattttccgatccgattgcttttttttttgctcccgattcaattccaatcattcccgataattttccccgatcatatacattttggcgatgcattatgaaaaaaatgaataaaactcggacgaatatatacattcaacatacagtacataagtactgtatttgtttattatgacaataaatcaagatggcatttacattattaacattctttctgtgagagggatccacagatggaaagacttgtaattcttaaaagataaatgtggctttgtatattgtgactaaatattgccatctagcgtatttgttgagctttcagtaaatgatactgtagcccagtggtgtccaaactattccacattgggccgcagtgggtgctggatttcgttcctacaaaacaagatgacatcttttcaccaatctggtgtctcacaggtgtaatcagttgattgcagtcaggtgctgcttgttttagcacaaacttcattggttaaactgtctgtgctcgattggtaggaataaAAACCagaacccacagcggcccttgcggaCAGGTTTGACCACCCAtgatgtagccatttaactgttctgcccaaatgcatgatgggaagtgcaaccatgactgtgcgtagtgggggGGACTTCCGGGACGCGTATGGAGTAGACGCGGGTTTTTTGAGCTCCCATCCGCCGCTTCATATTTTCCTTTCTTTAAGCCTCACCTACACTTTTTTTTAGGTAGAACTTGACGTGTTCGTGATTATTTGCGGATATCAGCCTAAAGTCCTAAACAATTTCGAACATGGCAACAAAAGCTACCAGAAAGAAGTGTGAAACGCTGGCCCCAGCCGTACCCGAGGATTGCATGGAGGCTCTTGCGAAGTTACTCGAAGAGCATAAGACTGCACTTTCCGCGGAGTTCAAATCGGCAATCGCACCGCTGGAGGCGAAATTGGACGTCGTGCAGACGACAATTATTGATCATGGGCAACGTATTTCCTCACTCGAGGCGAATGCTAACGAACTCAGCGACAGAATGGAAGCACTTGAAGCCAAATGCGCGGCTATGGAAGACAGCTACAACAAGCTAAGAGCCAGAACCATCGATCTCGAGTCACGTAGCCGCCGCAACAAT
It includes:
- the fam78ab gene encoding protein FAM78A, yielding MRLPPRQTLPWIVLLWTLVEWLPDASAMGCLQSIACKPKSFRDGVAVLQVSASIDSNPTSIDESSDVILRYRTPHFRAQALVLVPPVAANEMWTVGWIQACNHMEFYNTYGTKGMSSWELPDLRNGSIRAISDSDGVNYPWYGNTTETYTLVGPTRKDSKFTVSMNDNFKPSITWGVPVGDGNVPELTAVRRDQSFTTWLVAINRNTGETLILRTVRWRMRLGIRVDPEKPLGQRAVLLEPSAQEQPQIQSENESIPANAMLKPNANDAQMLMWRPHEGDPVVVIPPRY